The following are encoded together in the Mesoterricola sediminis genome:
- a CDS encoding OmpH family outer membrane protein: MNIRTLLLPLAAVATLAAQEPVTPRLAFLVPDQLITKSVRGRQLFAELDVTKKNLEDKLKGKSEEGARLQAQLQSPSISDSGREQIQKQLRDLEFEFKKLQEDSQQEFQKIQQKVVGQFQAEVGPIVEALAKEQKLQLVLQYQQGIVAYAEEGWMLTFTNEVAKRYDAKYASGAPAAEKPAGKPAGKPAAPKK; the protein is encoded by the coding sequence ATGAACATCCGCACCCTCCTGCTGCCCCTCGCGGCCGTCGCCACCCTCGCCGCCCAGGAGCCCGTGACCCCCCGTCTCGCCTTCCTCGTCCCCGACCAGCTGATCACGAAGTCCGTCCGCGGCCGCCAGCTCTTCGCCGAGCTCGACGTGACCAAGAAGAACCTGGAGGACAAGCTCAAGGGCAAGAGCGAAGAGGGCGCCCGGCTCCAGGCCCAGCTCCAGTCCCCCAGCATCAGCGATTCCGGCCGGGAGCAGATCCAGAAGCAGCTCCGCGACCTGGAGTTCGAGTTCAAGAAGCTGCAGGAGGACAGCCAGCAGGAGTTCCAGAAGATCCAGCAGAAGGTCGTCGGCCAGTTCCAGGCCGAGGTCGGGCCCATCGTCGAGGCCCTGGCCAAGGAACAGAAGCTCCAGCTGGTGCTCCAGTACCAGCAGGGGATCGTGGCCTACGCCGAGGAGGGCTGGATGCTGACCTTCACCAACGAGGTCGCCAAGCGCTACGACGCCAAGTACGCCTCCGGCGCCCCCGCCGCGGAAAAGCCCGCCGGCAAGCCCGCTGGCAAGCCCGCCGCTCCCAAGAAGTAG
- the dut gene encoding dUTP diphosphatase produces the protein MIRVPVSLLPHGQGLPLPGRATPHAAGMDLRAALPEGEAWTLAPGERKLVPTGLVMAIPEGWEGQVRPRSGLALRHGVTVLNAPGTIDADYRGEVAVVLVNHGAEPFTVARGDRIAQLLLAPAPAWDWAPETEAAALGETQRGGGGYGSTGRS, from the coding sequence ATGATCCGCGTTCCCGTCAGCCTCCTCCCCCACGGCCAGGGCCTCCCCCTTCCGGGCAGGGCCACCCCCCACGCGGCGGGCATGGACCTCCGGGCCGCCCTGCCCGAAGGGGAGGCCTGGACCCTGGCCCCCGGGGAGCGGAAGCTGGTGCCCACGGGCCTGGTCATGGCGATTCCCGAGGGGTGGGAGGGCCAGGTCCGGCCCCGCTCGGGCCTCGCCCTGCGCCACGGGGTCACCGTCCTGAACGCCCCCGGCACCATCGACGCCGACTACCGGGGCGAGGTCGCGGTGGTCCTCGTGAACCACGGCGCGGAGCCCTTCACCGTCGCCCGGGGGGACCGGATCGCCCAGCTGCTCCTGGCGCCGGCCCCGGCCTGGGACTGGGCCCCCGAAACGGAAGCCGCCGCCCTGGGGGAGACCCAGCGCGGCGGCGGGGGCTACGGCTCGACCGGCCGGAGCTGA
- a CDS encoding DUF4097 family beta strand repeat-containing protein — protein sequence MKLGVVLTACAVCLAGGPQTLSAGEGPGSGSRTETRNEKLAPGSKLWVKNRNGAIRVSGWDKEEVALVAQIRDSAKRRIDLVVQRKGQDLDIEAQYQQPVVVFSFGFSPSPRCEMTLNVPRKILAHFRTINGTVTVEALEGYARCETTNGDIVLHDLAGEALAETTNGTIEARNLRARIKGGTTNGRIRIEDVEGGVHLETTNGSIIARGLEGWGEGIHLESTNGGIEVVLGRASGEIQAENSNGAIDIRVPGATVIESSKHSAKVKVPGKREQKIVLETTNGAITVH from the coding sequence ATGAAGCTCGGCGTCGTCCTGACCGCGTGCGCAGTCTGCCTGGCCGGAGGCCCCCAGACCCTCTCCGCGGGCGAAGGCCCGGGATCGGGCTCCCGCACCGAGACCCGCAACGAGAAGCTGGCCCCGGGCTCCAAGCTCTGGGTGAAGAACCGCAACGGCGCCATCCGCGTCTCCGGCTGGGACAAGGAGGAGGTGGCCCTCGTCGCCCAGATCCGGGACAGCGCCAAGCGCCGGATCGACCTCGTCGTCCAGCGCAAGGGCCAGGACCTGGACATCGAGGCCCAGTACCAGCAGCCCGTCGTGGTCTTCAGCTTCGGCTTCTCCCCGTCGCCCCGGTGCGAGATGACCCTCAACGTGCCTCGCAAGATCCTGGCCCACTTCAGGACCATCAACGGGACCGTCACGGTGGAGGCGCTGGAGGGCTACGCGCGCTGCGAGACCACGAACGGCGACATCGTCCTCCATGACCTGGCCGGCGAGGCCCTGGCCGAGACGACGAACGGCACCATCGAGGCCCGGAACCTGCGGGCCCGCATCAAGGGCGGCACCACCAACGGGCGCATCCGCATCGAGGACGTGGAGGGTGGCGTGCACCTGGAGACCACGAACGGCTCCATCATCGCGCGCGGGCTGGAGGGCTGGGGCGAGGGGATCCACCTGGAGTCCACCAACGGCGGCATCGAGGTCGTGCTGGGGCGGGCCTCCGGCGAGATCCAGGCCGAGAATTCCAACGGCGCGATCGATATCCGGGTGCCCGGGGCCACGGTGATCGAGAGCTCCAAGCATTCGGCGAAGGTGAAGGTGCCGGGCAAGCGGGAGCAGAAGATCGTCCTGGAGACCACCAACGGCGCGATCACGGTGCACTGA
- a CDS encoding M16 family metallopeptidase, with the protein MRVPALPAFMFLAVAAGCAAQTARLPEVVDRTLGNGVKVLMVERPGTGAVRAGLFLMGGRAATGALPPGAADLLAYSLFRRLPAPSLGRDLEVTLRQEAAAFEDLRLERLRQRRPDHTASPELTSLQTMHAEALKTIQARLAPTEAWDEVDALGGTRRAVDVTADYLAFGVDLPAANLPGWLRLEAEHLAAPSLCRFPLERERLLQALDAGEPPVAASLSVLLSMALAGRAYAQASEFQRGDLEAITLAQLGDLARAQLVPARMLLVLAGDLEAATLTPVLERTFGRIKGGPAPEAPPYRDDNPSSALESPAGRKLQVSTSGETRVIFGWRVPRSNHPDGPALQALAQVLAGSPSARLIQGLVTTRGLARKLTLDVGVPGERDVNLFVINAEPAPGHALGELEQAIEGEILRLQREPLAEVEVRWAQNQLETRQILLQEDGAALVQALGASHCQSGDWRTAFRAFSGERALRATDIQAAARTYLVPARMTVALFGPDPLLQPMDRIEARLLQALTVLVQRRLEDPVAAQRILREAIRQLRMLSPSEREQTLKLLEAQVAP; encoded by the coding sequence ATGCGGGTCCCAGCCCTTCCAGCGTTCATGTTCCTGGCCGTGGCCGCGGGGTGCGCGGCCCAGACGGCGCGCCTCCCCGAGGTGGTGGACCGGACCCTCGGCAACGGGGTGAAGGTGCTCATGGTGGAGCGCCCGGGCACCGGCGCGGTGCGCGCCGGCCTCTTCCTGATGGGGGGCCGGGCGGCCACTGGCGCCCTGCCGCCCGGCGCCGCCGACCTGCTCGCCTACAGCCTGTTCCGGCGCCTGCCGGCGCCCAGCCTCGGCCGGGATCTGGAGGTCACCCTGCGCCAGGAGGCGGCCGCCTTCGAGGATCTGCGCCTCGAACGGCTCCGCCAGCGCCGGCCGGACCACACCGCCTCGCCCGAATTGACCAGCCTGCAGACGATGCACGCGGAGGCCCTGAAGACCATCCAGGCCCGCCTGGCCCCCACCGAGGCCTGGGATGAGGTGGACGCCCTGGGCGGCACCCGCCGGGCCGTGGACGTGACGGCGGACTACCTGGCCTTCGGCGTGGACCTGCCCGCGGCGAACCTCCCGGGCTGGCTCCGCCTCGAGGCCGAGCACTTGGCCGCGCCGTCCCTGTGCCGCTTCCCGCTGGAGCGGGAGCGCCTGCTCCAGGCCCTGGACGCGGGCGAGCCCCCCGTCGCGGCCTCCCTGTCGGTCCTCCTGTCCATGGCCCTGGCGGGGCGGGCCTACGCCCAGGCTTCCGAGTTCCAGCGCGGCGATCTGGAGGCCATCACCCTGGCCCAGCTGGGGGACCTGGCCCGGGCCCAGCTGGTGCCCGCCCGGATGCTCCTCGTGCTGGCGGGAGACCTGGAGGCCGCCACCCTGACCCCGGTGCTGGAGCGGACCTTCGGCCGTATCAAGGGCGGACCCGCGCCCGAGGCGCCGCCCTACCGGGACGACAATCCCTCGAGCGCCCTCGAGTCGCCGGCGGGGCGCAAGCTCCAGGTGAGCACCAGCGGGGAGACCCGGGTGATCTTCGGCTGGCGCGTGCCGCGCTCCAACCACCCGGACGGCCCGGCCCTCCAGGCCCTCGCCCAGGTCCTCGCGGGAAGTCCGAGCGCCCGGCTCATCCAGGGGCTGGTCACGACCCGCGGGCTGGCCCGGAAGCTGACCCTGGACGTGGGGGTGCCGGGGGAGCGGGACGTGAACCTGTTCGTCATCAACGCGGAACCGGCCCCCGGCCATGCCCTCGGGGAACTGGAGCAGGCGATCGAAGGCGAGATCCTCCGGCTCCAGCGCGAGCCCCTGGCCGAGGTGGAGGTCCGGTGGGCGCAGAACCAGCTGGAGACCCGGCAGATCCTCCTCCAGGAGGACGGGGCGGCCCTCGTCCAGGCCCTGGGGGCCTCCCATTGCCAATCCGGGGACTGGCGGACGGCCTTCCGGGCATTTTCGGGCGAGCGGGCCCTGCGCGCCACGGACATCCAGGCTGCCGCACGGACCTACCTGGTGCCCGCCCGCATGACGGTCGCCCTCTTCGGCCCCGATCCCCTGCTCCAGCCCATGGACCGGATCGAGGCCCGCCTCCTCCAGGCCCTGACCGTCCTCGTGCAGCGCCGCCTGGAGGATCCCGTGGCGGCCCAGCGCATCCTCCGGGAGGCCATCCGCCAGCTGCGCATGCTCAGCCCCTCCGAGCGGGAACAGACCCTCAAGCTCCTGGAAGCGCAGGTGGCCCCGTGA
- a CDS encoding M16 family metallopeptidase: MRFGAPLAWLLSGAAVTALQAGPQAFTLPSGLRCVLLENHDQPLIRVELVTRWDLADVPQDQEGLPALLAAVLRAGGAGPLSRADFDRSLDDLGAAFAFQARRDGFTWTLATDSRAQEPALELLAHAVFRPVFEVPLVEAQRQALLRRLETADAWDRGEGRFLWSLGARDVELPPSPEGLAALGFQDVVAFHRAVVRPEASTLVLHGDLSLTQAKELVHLHFGLWGGRPAKAAAPRPTPDPPRLRTVLDASTDAELWAGREATAVRRPVREILALLLEQVPSVAGPGIILSCSLAEGRPLLVKAKAGAEGREGLVRALQDALERLRSQGFTERDVARARDRWRARLAALPLHPREQVHALQDGLLDPALGPEVDRVAVRDVNEALKALLEPAGLRFLLLGGDAALVRAAEAAFS; the protein is encoded by the coding sequence GTGAGGTTCGGCGCGCCCCTGGCCTGGCTCCTCAGCGGGGCCGCGGTGACCGCCCTCCAGGCGGGCCCCCAGGCCTTCACCCTTCCCTCAGGCCTCCGGTGCGTGCTCCTGGAGAACCATGACCAGCCCCTCATCCGCGTGGAGCTGGTGACCCGCTGGGACCTCGCCGACGTGCCGCAGGACCAGGAGGGCCTTCCCGCCCTCCTGGCGGCGGTGCTGCGCGCGGGGGGCGCGGGTCCCCTGTCCCGGGCCGATTTCGACCGGAGCCTGGATGATCTGGGCGCCGCCTTCGCCTTCCAGGCCCGCCGGGACGGATTCACCTGGACCCTGGCCACGGACAGCCGCGCCCAGGAACCGGCCCTGGAGCTGCTGGCCCACGCCGTCTTCCGCCCCGTCTTCGAGGTGCCGCTCGTGGAGGCCCAGCGCCAGGCCCTCTTGCGCAGGCTGGAAACGGCCGACGCCTGGGACCGGGGCGAGGGGCGCTTCCTCTGGAGCCTGGGCGCCCGGGATGTGGAGCTGCCCCCCTCGCCGGAGGGGCTGGCGGCCCTGGGCTTCCAGGACGTGGTGGCCTTCCACCGCGCGGTCGTCCGACCGGAAGCCTCCACCCTGGTCCTGCACGGGGATTTGAGCCTCACCCAGGCCAAGGAGCTGGTGCACTTGCACTTCGGCCTCTGGGGCGGGCGCCCGGCCAAGGCCGCCGCCCCCCGGCCCACGCCGGACCCGCCGCGCCTGCGCACCGTCCTGGACGCTTCCACGGACGCGGAGCTGTGGGCGGGGCGGGAGGCGACGGCCGTGCGAAGGCCTGTCCGGGAAATCCTGGCCCTGCTCCTGGAGCAGGTGCCCTCCGTCGCCGGACCCGGGATCATCCTGTCCTGCAGCCTGGCCGAGGGCAGGCCCCTCCTCGTGAAGGCCAAGGCCGGCGCCGAAGGCCGGGAGGGCCTCGTGCGGGCCCTCCAGGACGCCCTCGAGCGGCTGCGGAGCCAGGGCTTCACGGAGCGGGACGTGGCGCGGGCCCGGGACCGCTGGCGGGCGCGGCTCGCCGCCCTCCCCCTCCACCCCCGGGAACAGGTCCACGCCCTCCAGGATGGCCTCCTGGACCCCGCGCTGGGGCCCGAGGTGGACCGGGTGGCCGTCCGGGACGTGAACGAGGCCCTGAAGGCCCTGCTTGAGCCCGCCGGGCTCCGGTTCCTGCTCCTGGGCGGGGATGCCGCCCTGGTGCGGGCGGCGGAAGCGGCGTTCTCCTGA
- a CDS encoding phosphoribosylaminoimidazolesuccinocarboxamide synthase, which produces MTALLTTDLPLPAFRRGKVRDVYDLGASLLIVATDRISAFDCIMPEGIPGKGRILTQVANFWFGATRDILPNHLEATDPADYPASLQAHRDMLAGRSILVRRTRPLPVECVVRGYLAGSGLKEYQKSGTVCGIALPPGLRNADRLPEPIFTPSTKAEEGHDENIDFATMAGLIGADLAAQVREVSLALYRRGCELAAARGILLADTKFEFGLLPDGSLILIDEVLTPDSSRYWLADAWQPGANPPSLDKQFLRDYLEALPGWNKQPPAPHLPDHVIEGVRARYLDLAARFGIQA; this is translated from the coding sequence ATGACCGCCCTGCTCACCACCGACCTTCCCCTGCCCGCCTTCCGGCGCGGCAAGGTCCGCGATGTGTACGACCTCGGAGCGAGCCTGCTCATCGTGGCCACGGACCGCATCTCGGCCTTCGACTGCATCATGCCCGAGGGCATCCCCGGCAAGGGCCGGATCCTCACCCAGGTGGCGAACTTCTGGTTCGGCGCCACCCGCGACATCCTGCCCAACCACCTGGAGGCCACGGACCCCGCCGACTACCCCGCCAGCCTCCAGGCCCATCGGGACATGCTGGCCGGGCGCTCCATCCTCGTGCGCCGCACCCGGCCCCTCCCCGTGGAATGCGTGGTGCGGGGCTACCTGGCGGGCTCCGGCCTGAAGGAGTACCAGAAGTCCGGCACGGTCTGCGGCATCGCCCTGCCCCCGGGCCTCCGCAATGCCGACCGGCTCCCCGAGCCCATCTTCACGCCGAGCACGAAGGCGGAGGAAGGGCATGACGAGAACATCGACTTCGCCACCATGGCCGGCCTCATCGGCGCGGACCTGGCGGCCCAGGTCCGGGAGGTGAGCCTCGCCCTCTACCGCCGCGGTTGCGAGCTGGCGGCAGCCCGGGGGATCCTCCTGGCCGACACCAAGTTCGAATTCGGCCTCCTGCCGGACGGCAGCCTCATCCTCATCGACGAGGTCCTGACCCCGGACTCCAGCCGCTACTGGCTCGCGGACGCCTGGCAGCCGGGCGCCAACCCGCCCAGCCTCGACAAGCAGTTCCTCCGGGACTACCTGGAGGCCCTCCCCGGCTGGAACAAACAGCCGCCCGCGCCCCACCTGCCCGACCACGTGATCGAAGGGGTCCGCGCCCGCTACCTGGACCTGGCCGCCCGCTTCGGCATCCAGGCCTGA
- a CDS encoding tetratricopeptide repeat protein, with protein sequence MRAHLQYLLLDGFDPDTGELALRVRVESESAPGLRYLRLKLHLGRTGDPLQPLRRELQTHVQMPIPTLWDRGLKIVIRAVEDELSAPEGRDPARYTWVRTQILHPTDERRGTLTHPIARQAEILWDWALRAEQEGDAGHAIEVLERLLLLAPAHRSALEHLASLLRSESMVEELLEVSDRLLALDPRDPEALLRRGECLLALGRHAEAGEAFGRILKANPVHPLAHLGAAQARSLAGQDPFPHLDAALELDREATLSVLRETFDYRIAGPIPYENAYPLDLLPALLGVTPAEIQAFRDQRGLPVNGHEDTVREPELSRWVNVQNRYQLLPMALHWLAPTPRQIPQLPPTL encoded by the coding sequence ATGCGGGCGCACCTCCAGTACCTCCTCCTCGACGGGTTCGACCCCGATACGGGGGAACTCGCCCTGCGCGTGCGCGTGGAGTCCGAGTCCGCGCCGGGGCTGCGCTACCTGCGGCTCAAGCTGCACCTGGGCCGCACCGGGGACCCGCTCCAGCCGCTGCGCCGCGAGCTGCAGACCCACGTCCAGATGCCCATTCCGACCCTGTGGGACCGCGGCCTGAAGATCGTCATCCGCGCCGTGGAGGACGAGCTGTCCGCGCCGGAGGGGCGCGATCCCGCGCGGTACACCTGGGTCCGCACCCAGATCCTCCACCCCACCGACGAGCGCCGCGGCACCCTCACCCACCCCATCGCGCGCCAGGCCGAGATCCTCTGGGACTGGGCCCTGCGGGCCGAGCAGGAGGGGGACGCCGGCCACGCCATCGAGGTGCTCGAGCGGCTCCTGCTCCTGGCCCCGGCCCACCGGTCCGCCCTGGAGCACCTGGCCTCCCTCCTGCGCAGCGAAAGCATGGTCGAGGAGCTCCTGGAGGTGAGCGACCGCCTCCTGGCCCTGGATCCCCGCGACCCCGAGGCCCTCCTGCGACGGGGGGAGTGTCTCCTGGCCCTGGGCCGCCACGCCGAGGCCGGCGAGGCCTTCGGGCGGATCCTGAAGGCCAACCCGGTCCATCCCCTGGCCCACCTGGGGGCCGCCCAGGCCCGGAGCCTGGCCGGGCAGGACCCCTTCCCCCACCTGGACGCGGCCCTGGAACTCGACCGGGAGGCCACCCTGTCCGTGCTCCGGGAGACCTTCGACTACCGCATCGCCGGTCCCATCCCCTACGAGAACGCCTACCCCCTGGACCTCCTCCCCGCCCTGCTCGGCGTCACCCCGGCCGAGATCCAGGCCTTCCGCGACCAGCGGGGCCTGCCGGTGAACGGCCATGAAGACACCGTCCGGGAACCCGAGCTGAGCCGGTGGGTGAACGTCCAGAACCGCTACCAGCTCCTGCCCATGGCCCTGCACTGGCTCGCCCCCACCCCGCGCCAGATCCCCCAGCTCCCCCCCACCCTCTGA
- a CDS encoding MBL fold metallo-hydrolase, which translates to MELRVLGCSGGEAEGHRLTGLLVDGVVAIDAGSLTQALTLEEQVGIRQIFITHSHLDHICTLPFYTKNIFGHTDVPVEIHALPETLDALRRHLFNDEIWPDFSVIPSPDNPIIRFSEIEPGRVYEVEGLRVTPVPVNHLVPTVGYLVEDGRSAFAFTSDTAETDRIYAAANAAPDLRLFITECSFPNAQDWLADASKHLTPRKLARELAKLRRDVPVGIYHLTPGDRAVMLPELEALGDPRVRLLEQDARFTW; encoded by the coding sequence ATGGAGCTGCGCGTTCTGGGCTGTTCAGGGGGGGAGGCCGAGGGGCACCGGCTCACGGGCCTCCTGGTCGACGGCGTGGTCGCCATCGACGCGGGCAGCCTGACCCAGGCCCTCACCCTGGAGGAGCAGGTGGGGATCCGGCAGATCTTCATCACCCACTCCCACCTGGACCACATCTGCACGCTGCCGTTCTACACGAAGAACATCTTCGGCCACACGGACGTCCCCGTGGAGATCCACGCCCTGCCCGAGACCCTCGACGCCCTGCGCCGGCACCTCTTCAACGACGAGATCTGGCCCGACTTCTCCGTGATCCCCAGTCCCGACAACCCGATCATCCGGTTCTCGGAGATCGAGCCGGGCCGGGTCTACGAGGTGGAGGGCCTGCGGGTGACGCCGGTCCCCGTCAACCACCTGGTCCCCACCGTGGGCTACCTGGTGGAGGACGGCCGCAGCGCCTTCGCCTTCACCTCGGACACCGCGGAGACGGACCGCATCTACGCGGCGGCCAACGCCGCCCCGGACCTCCGCCTCTTCATCACGGAGTGCAGCTTCCCCAACGCCCAGGACTGGCTGGCGGACGCCTCCAAGCACCTCACCCCCCGCAAACTGGCGCGGGAGCTGGCGAAGCTCCGCCGGGACGTGCCGGTGGGCATCTACCACCTGACCCCCGGGGACCGGGCGGTGATGCTGCCCGAGCTGGAGGCCCTGGGGGACCCCCGGGTGCGGCTCCTGGAGCAGGACGCCCGGTTCACCTGGTAG
- a CDS encoding TonB-dependent receptor, with the protein MSHLNSRLICILAAGLFAGGTLSAQQTFGAFKGRVTDKATGAPKAGVVVTIENQATGYTRSVQSGADGTFRFVAVPLGNYRILFKASDSTAAMIRTSMLGAETDASVAMAPAATATVTVVSTAGTVDQANTTSAEIGVNVPADRLESLPVLSRNVVSAAVLAPGVQLIAGSNIDPTKKSSTYMTTGDGAGRGTNFNIDGGDNNSTDVGGYVSPIPLDAIGEFQVVTNQYKAEFGRSNAGFFNVVSKAGTNAFSGIISGQYTDQSMRARTTDEGTKKDNKSQVFAATVSGPILKDRLFYMFSAEKKNEKSVPTTFAADALAAYPALNGIMAELKETNLYARIDWMPTTMTNVTFTYAYDKNETPNQAFSHTTAVYGRVDPSMLGTSQNKTNRFGLKATTSFTPNLIWESNLIYFDYTNAIVPNGMGDTVGNLQVRTANSSLLPLQAQQLGRVGHDPNATQNTGIKRVQWRNDFTYVLGDHSFKAGLDIMQYKYADQVLFYPETGAYVFGVVGVPFGPNLWNASTASTYPVQANVNVAYVIMRPAGLQEGDKIKQYGFYAQDDWTLSPKLSVYLGIRADKDTCFEFMDKWKDLYQQIYNANPNLLHGSTPPKDKTYVSPRIQVLYKPNGDDSATYKLGYGRFVANVIDNVTGYSRALSDHANGLTRSTIYNGAALAASGAAGSATVANFSAGTTLTTVNGHAVVLPADLTPYNYVHNVNGLRDYFLNTVNGWLSQASFATAGKQLMASDFQYPTTDVLSLGATWKIGDHQSLDIQYIFNRTTHASVQFTTDGSNPYVWSPNAQGLTWTGNANAQRDTRDQGDTVFLSNQTSRSNQLQVKWAYTSAKISAVFNIVAKDIRSSYGGASRAFDQNGNADFYGTGALYVWKPNPERKAVGTENFSGSFAFNYAFDIGTKVGLLGTWHSGKFYDVYQGYNSDTDANGNPIWMAGANLAHPNMVIGTGTGDWAMDLGLRISHPFKIWRNAVLEPFLQISNLLNNYDYGSNYVNTIASTKTLTGAPVYTGTTVVPRTVVANTAFGTRGLNYQANSPRTAAFGFQLKF; encoded by the coding sequence ATGTCCCACCTGAACTCCCGGCTGATCTGCATCCTCGCGGCCGGCCTCTTCGCAGGCGGAACCCTTTCCGCCCAACAGACCTTCGGCGCCTTCAAGGGCCGCGTGACCGACAAGGCCACCGGCGCCCCCAAGGCCGGCGTCGTCGTCACCATCGAGAACCAGGCCACCGGCTACACCCGCTCGGTCCAGTCCGGCGCCGACGGCACCTTCCGCTTCGTCGCGGTGCCCCTGGGCAACTACCGCATCCTCTTCAAGGCCTCGGACTCCACCGCCGCCATGATCCGCACCTCGATGCTGGGCGCGGAGACCGACGCCAGCGTGGCGATGGCCCCGGCTGCGACCGCCACGGTGACGGTGGTGAGCACCGCCGGCACCGTGGACCAGGCCAACACCACGTCCGCCGAGATCGGCGTGAACGTGCCCGCCGACCGCCTCGAATCCCTGCCCGTGCTCAGCCGCAACGTGGTCTCGGCAGCCGTGCTGGCCCCCGGCGTGCAGCTCATCGCCGGGTCCAACATCGACCCGACCAAGAAGAGCTCCACGTACATGACCACCGGCGACGGCGCCGGCCGCGGCACCAACTTCAACATCGACGGCGGCGACAACAACTCCACCGACGTGGGCGGCTACGTGTCGCCCATCCCCCTGGACGCCATCGGCGAGTTCCAGGTGGTGACCAACCAGTACAAGGCGGAGTTCGGACGCTCCAACGCGGGCTTCTTCAACGTCGTCTCCAAGGCCGGCACCAACGCCTTCTCGGGCATCATCAGCGGCCAGTACACGGACCAGTCCATGCGGGCCAGGACCACGGACGAAGGGACCAAGAAGGACAACAAGAGCCAGGTCTTCGCGGCCACCGTCTCCGGCCCCATCCTCAAGGACCGCCTCTTCTACATGTTCTCTGCGGAGAAGAAGAACGAGAAGTCGGTGCCCACCACGTTCGCCGCGGACGCCCTCGCGGCCTACCCGGCCCTCAACGGCATCATGGCCGAGCTGAAGGAGACCAACCTCTACGCCCGCATCGACTGGATGCCGACGACGATGACCAACGTGACCTTCACGTACGCCTACGACAAGAACGAGACGCCCAACCAGGCCTTCTCCCACACGACGGCGGTCTACGGGCGGGTCGATCCCTCCATGCTGGGCACGAGCCAGAACAAGACGAACCGCTTCGGCCTCAAGGCCACCACCAGCTTCACCCCGAACCTCATCTGGGAAAGCAACCTCATCTACTTCGACTACACCAATGCCATCGTCCCCAACGGCATGGGGGACACGGTCGGCAACCTCCAGGTCCGCACCGCCAACAGCTCCCTGCTGCCCCTCCAGGCCCAGCAGCTCGGCCGCGTGGGCCACGACCCGAACGCCACCCAGAACACCGGCATCAAGCGGGTCCAGTGGCGCAACGACTTCACCTACGTCCTGGGTGATCACAGCTTCAAGGCCGGCCTGGACATCATGCAGTACAAGTACGCCGACCAGGTCCTCTTCTATCCCGAGACCGGGGCCTATGTGTTCGGCGTGGTGGGGGTGCCCTTCGGGCCCAACCTCTGGAATGCCAGCACCGCCAGCACCTACCCGGTCCAGGCCAACGTGAACGTGGCCTACGTGATCATGCGCCCCGCCGGCCTGCAGGAGGGCGACAAGATCAAGCAGTACGGCTTCTACGCCCAGGACGACTGGACCCTCAGCCCCAAGCTGTCGGTCTACCTCGGCATCCGGGCCGACAAGGACACCTGCTTCGAGTTCATGGACAAGTGGAAGGACCTGTACCAGCAGATCTACAACGCCAACCCCAACCTCCTGCACGGGTCCACGCCCCCCAAGGACAAGACCTACGTCTCGCCCCGGATCCAGGTCCTCTACAAGCCCAACGGGGATGACAGCGCCACCTACAAGCTCGGCTACGGCCGTTTCGTGGCCAACGTCATCGACAACGTCACCGGCTACAGCCGGGCCCTCAGCGACCACGCCAATGGCCTGACCCGCAGCACCATCTACAACGGGGCCGCCCTCGCCGCCAGCGGCGCCGCCGGCAGCGCCACGGTCGCCAACTTCTCCGCCGGGACGACCCTCACCACTGTCAACGGCCATGCCGTGGTCCTGCCCGCCGACCTGACCCCCTACAACTACGTCCACAACGTGAACGGGCTGCGGGACTACTTCCTGAACACGGTCAACGGCTGGCTCTCCCAGGCCAGCTTCGCCACCGCCGGCAAGCAGCTCATGGCTTCCGACTTCCAGTACCCCACCACCGACGTGTTGAGCCTGGGCGCCACCTGGAAGATCGGCGATCACCAGAGCCTCGACATCCAGTACATCTTCAACCGCACCACCCACGCTTCCGTCCAGTTCACCACCGACGGCAGCAACCCCTACGTGTGGTCCCCCAACGCCCAGGGCCTGACCTGGACGGGCAACGCCAATGCCCAGCGCGACACCCGCGACCAGGGCGACACCGTGTTCCTCTCCAACCAGACCTCCCGCAGCAACCAGCTGCAGGTGAAATGGGCCTACACCTCCGCCAAGATCTCCGCCGTGTTCAACATCGTCGCCAAGGACATCCGCTCCTCCTACGGCGGCGCCTCCAGGGCCTTCGACCAGAACGGGAACGCCGACTTCTACGGGACCGGGGCGCTCTATGTCTGGAAGCCCAACCCCGAGCGCAAGGCCGTGGGCACCGAGAACTTCTCCGGCTCCTTCGCCTTCAATTACGCCTTCGACATCGGCACCAAGGTGGGCCTGCTGGGCACCTGGCACAGCGGCAAGTTCTACGACGTCTACCAGGGCTACAACTCGGACACGGACGCCAACGGGAACCCGATCTGGATGGCCGGCGCCAACCTGGCGCACCCGAACATGGTCATCGGGACCGGCACCGGCGACTGGGCCATGGACCTGGGGCTGCGGATCAGCCATCCGTTCAAGATCTGGAGGAACGCGGTCCTGGAGCCCTTCCTCCAGATCTCCAATCTGCTCAACAACTATGACTACGGTTCCAACTACGTGAACACGATCGCGTCGACCAAGACCCTGACCGGCGCACCCGTCTACACGGGCACCACCGTCGTCCCGCGCACGGTGGTCGCCAACACGGCCTTCGGGACCCGCGGCCTGAACTACCAGGCCAACAGCCCCCGCACCGCCGCCTTCGGCTTCCAGCTGAAGTTCTAG